One Clostridium estertheticum DNA segment encodes these proteins:
- a CDS encoding toxic anion resistance protein — MENNNGVLIIKEEDIEKKAISINNQLKVSPQVMQIASNLNIKDANAILEFGNEPAQQISKFADQILNSIKTSSVEDSGVMIKELTSIMKKFDKQDFEESKTSFLGKLFSKPAKAIDKMMGKYKTIGGEIDKIYTQLSGYKVEINNSNLMLENLYNQNFEYYGELEKYIAAGNMIVEKSESGELPKLESLATNGEQINVINYENFKATLEMLKQRIYDLEMAKMVSLQTAPQIKMIQRGNYKLISKVHSAFIITIPVFKNGIIQAIALKKQKLVADSLAELDRTTNELLMKNAENIRSQSVDIAKLAGGTSVKIETLEKTWNTIMQGIEETKSIEDENKRLREAGIVKLHEMTEKLKQKSLK, encoded by the coding sequence ATGGAAAACAATAATGGAGTACTTATAATAAAAGAAGAGGATATAGAAAAAAAGGCTATTAGCATAAACAATCAACTTAAAGTCTCACCACAGGTGATGCAAATTGCATCAAATTTAAATATTAAAGATGCAAATGCCATATTAGAATTTGGAAATGAACCAGCACAGCAAATATCCAAATTTGCAGATCAAATATTAAACTCTATTAAAACCAGTAGTGTTGAAGATTCAGGTGTTATGATAAAGGAACTTACAAGTATAATGAAAAAGTTTGACAAACAAGATTTTGAAGAAAGCAAAACTAGTTTCCTCGGAAAGTTGTTTAGTAAACCAGCTAAGGCTATAGATAAAATGATGGGTAAGTATAAAACCATTGGAGGAGAAATAGATAAAATTTATACTCAACTTAGTGGATATAAGGTGGAGATAAACAACTCTAACTTAATGCTTGAAAACCTATATAATCAAAATTTTGAGTATTACGGAGAATTAGAAAAATACATTGCTGCAGGAAATATGATTGTTGAAAAAAGTGAAAGTGGAGAGCTTCCTAAACTTGAGTCCCTAGCAACTAATGGAGAACAAATAAATGTAATTAATTACGAAAATTTTAAAGCTACTCTTGAAATGTTAAAACAGAGAATCTATGATTTGGAAATGGCTAAAATGGTATCATTACAAACTGCTCCTCAGATTAAAATGATTCAAAGAGGAAATTATAAGTTGATATCTAAAGTACATTCTGCTTTTATAATAACTATACCTGTATTTAAAAATGGAATAATTCAAGCTATTGCACTAAAAAAACAAAAGCTAGTAGCAGATTCACTAGCTGAACTTGATAGAACTACTAACGAGTTATTAATGAAAAATGCTGAAAACATAAGAAGTCAAAGTGTAGACATAGCAAAACTCGCTGGAGGCACAAGTGTAAAAATTGAAACTCTAGAGAAAACTTGGAATACAATTATGCAAGGTATCGAAGAAACAAAATCCATTGAAGATGAAAACAAGAGACTGAGAGAAGCTGGAATAGTCAAACTACATGAGATGACAGAAAAACTAAAGCAAAAATCACTAAAATAA
- a CDS encoding RnfABCDGE type electron transport complex subunit D → MYTVSSSPHIKSNDSVQGIMRDVIIALIPATFAGIYFFGMKAFLVTLVSVLSCIAAEALWQKLTHRKITIGDLSAVVTGLLIAFNLPAAVPLWLPAIGGFFAIIIVKQFFGGIGQNIMNPALAARAFLLASWPVHMTNFTLDGISTATPLAILKTGGSQLPSLMNVFIGNVGGCIGETSVIALLIGAAYLLYKKVISLHTPVAYIGSVFILTLILGRNGLMTGNAIYEICAGGLVLGAFFMATDYTTSPMTKKGQVIFGIGCGLLTTIIRLYGGYAEGVSYSILIMSLFVPFIDKFTAPRIFGEVK, encoded by the coding sequence ATGTATACAGTATCTTCATCCCCACACATAAAATCAAATGATTCAGTGCAGGGTATAATGAGAGACGTAATAATAGCATTAATACCTGCTACCTTTGCCGGAATATATTTCTTTGGAATGAAAGCATTTTTAGTTACATTAGTATCAGTGCTATCATGTATTGCAGCAGAAGCGCTATGGCAAAAACTTACTCACAGAAAAATTACAATAGGAGACCTTAGTGCTGTTGTAACTGGTTTATTAATTGCTTTTAACTTGCCTGCTGCTGTTCCACTTTGGCTTCCTGCAATTGGAGGGTTTTTCGCAATAATTATTGTAAAACAATTCTTTGGTGGTATAGGACAAAATATAATGAATCCAGCTTTGGCTGCTAGAGCATTCTTACTTGCTTCATGGCCAGTTCACATGACTAATTTTACCCTTGATGGTATTTCTACTGCTACACCCCTTGCAATACTTAAAACTGGTGGTAGCCAATTGCCTAGCCTAATGAATGTTTTTATTGGTAATGTAGGTGGTTGTATTGGTGAAACTTCTGTAATTGCATTATTAATTGGTGCTGCTTATCTACTATATAAAAAAGTTATAAGCTTGCATACACCAGTTGCATATATCGGTAGTGTATTTATTTTAACACTTATACTCGGCAGAAATGGCTTAATGACTGGAAATGCTATATATGAAATTTGTGCTGGCGGATTAGTGCTTGGTGCTTTCTTTATGGCAACAGATTATACAACCTCACCAATGACAAAAAAAGGACAAGTTATATTTGGAATTGGATGTGGACTTTTAACAACAATAATTCGTTTATATGGTGGTTATGCTGAAGGCGTATCCTATTCTATATTAATAATGAGCTTATTTGTTCCATTCATTGATAAGTTTACTGCTCCACGTATTTTTGGGGAGGTGAAATAA
- a CDS encoding YceG family protein, whose product MEKNSLNNLEIHSINLEIKEDIISSLKTEICKRSKFQYNSNVVNIPCYFYRFIGIKTNEIDYYENLYKLDKELKKIGPGYMRFSDGLDKDINITLQNVLNDIWAKAFQTEIIDVPTIINLISDNGLFPDLPNKVLLQQIKNNLKGLLEYYIKSNQAIDNQNIKLIINYMIHWIKIYSKGLFQKFDYININPKVIFYGDITKAEVFYLILLSTLGCDILYFNPKDAGTFEEIDKFNAFSMEIVYNYKGEIKSFPTGIEERIKTSAYNAKEELNKTLFTDDSGFYRPWQFADYNLQAVTLNTTYEEIYIWMKEKAYIREGWSVKDSTVVIPNMFSKVCGTHEDIEIYWKEINDVVTQKYTKFYNELPIMDVVHLEYGKFNLIYPNNAFSEFNIEEMMNSSWWKYKELRLGLQKNMAQKIKELCLSPVIINVEQEDLRDLQVDIFSVLINLDTAVLELLQAYDYPEEVPKIIVYNNEENGNLSFEDCIMLTFMNSMGIDIIIYNPSGYNDIENFIYPQQYDIHRLENVSFELHFKKHVEKKKSFFENFFHN is encoded by the coding sequence ATGGAAAAGAATAGTTTAAATAATTTAGAGATTCATAGCATTAATTTAGAAATTAAAGAAGATATTATAAGTAGTTTAAAAACAGAAATTTGTAAAAGAAGCAAATTTCAATATAATTCTAATGTTGTAAATATTCCCTGTTATTTTTATAGGTTTATAGGTATAAAAACAAATGAAATTGATTACTATGAGAACCTATATAAATTAGACAAAGAACTAAAGAAAATAGGACCCGGTTATATGCGATTTAGCGATGGATTGGATAAAGACATTAACATAACTTTGCAAAATGTATTGAATGATATTTGGGCAAAGGCATTTCAAACTGAAATTATAGATGTACCCACAATTATAAATTTAATAAGTGATAATGGGCTTTTTCCGGATTTACCTAACAAAGTTTTACTTCAACAAATTAAAAATAATTTGAAAGGACTCTTAGAATATTATATTAAGAGTAATCAAGCAATAGACAATCAGAATATTAAACTTATTATAAATTATATGATTCATTGGATAAAAATTTATTCCAAAGGTCTATTCCAAAAGTTTGACTATATTAATATTAATCCTAAAGTGATATTTTATGGGGACATTACAAAAGCAGAGGTTTTCTATTTGATATTACTATCAACCTTGGGTTGTGATATTTTATACTTTAATCCTAAAGATGCTGGAACCTTTGAAGAAATCGATAAATTCAATGCCTTTTCTATGGAAATTGTTTATAATTATAAAGGGGAAATAAAATCTTTTCCTACTGGTATAGAAGAGAGGATTAAGACCAGTGCATATAATGCTAAGGAAGAGCTTAATAAAACACTGTTTACAGATGATTCTGGATTTTACAGACCTTGGCAATTTGCGGATTATAATCTGCAGGCAGTAACACTTAATACTACCTATGAAGAAATATATATATGGATGAAGGAAAAAGCATATATTAGAGAAGGCTGGAGCGTTAAAGACTCAACTGTAGTTATACCCAATATGTTTTCTAAAGTTTGTGGCACTCATGAGGATATTGAAATTTATTGGAAAGAAATTAATGATGTAGTGACTCAAAAATATACAAAGTTTTATAATGAGCTGCCTATAATGGATGTAGTTCATTTGGAATATGGGAAGTTTAATCTGATATATCCTAATAATGCCTTTTCAGAATTTAATATAGAGGAAATGATGAATTCGTCGTGGTGGAAATATAAGGAGTTAAGACTCGGACTTCAAAAAAATATGGCCCAGAAAATTAAAGAACTATGCTTAAGTCCTGTAATAATAAATGTTGAACAGGAAGATTTAAGGGATTTACAAGTGGATATTTTTTCTGTGCTTATAAATCTAGATACAGCGGTACTTGAATTATTGCAAGCCTATGATTACCCAGAAGAAGTTCCTAAAATTATAGTTTATAATAATGAGGAAAATGGTAATTTATCCTTTGAAGATTGTATAATGCTTACCTTTATGAATTCTATGGGAATAGATATAATCATATATAATCCATCAGGATACAACGACATAGAGAACTTTATTTATCCACAGCAATATGATATTCACAGATTAGAGAATGTAAGCTTTGAACTACACTTTAAAAAACATGTTGAAAAGAAAAAAAGTTTTTTCGAGAATTTTTTCCACAACTAA
- the rsxC gene encoding electron transport complex subunit RsxC — protein sequence MGLLTFKKGIHPSDKKDLSKDKAIQNLLPKGNLVFPMQQHIGAPCDPLVKKGDRVLAGQKIGESKAFVSAPIYSSISGTVLDVAPRLHSNGTMVTSIIVENDNMYEEVFTLTPHSDYEKLSKNELLAIIKEAGIVGMGGAGFPTHIKLNPPEGKIIDSIIVNAAECEPYLTCDYRMLLEKTDEIAEGLKIILQMFPGVKGYLAIETNKPDAIEAMKKALANVDNVEVTSMLTKYPQGAEKQLIYAITGRELSSGKLPADVSCIVQNVDTVFEIYNAVVKGKPLTERVLTVTGEAIKEPLNLRVKFGTSISEVIDAAGGFKEDPVKVLSGGPMMGTALSSLDVPVIKGTSGILCLTKNQAKLEEESSCIRCGKCMSVCPMFLNPTKLNSLVLRGEYEEFEKLHGMDCIECACCSYVCPAKRHLTQTCREGKRTININRRKK from the coding sequence ATGGGACTTTTGACTTTCAAAAAAGGTATTCACCCTAGTGACAAAAAAGACTTAAGTAAGGACAAAGCAATTCAAAATTTGCTTCCAAAGGGCAACTTAGTGTTTCCTATGCAACAACATATAGGAGCGCCTTGCGATCCACTAGTAAAAAAAGGTGATAGAGTATTAGCCGGACAAAAAATAGGTGAATCCAAAGCTTTTGTATCTGCACCAATATATTCAAGCATATCCGGAACAGTATTAGATGTAGCCCCTAGATTACATAGTAATGGAACCATGGTGACGTCCATTATTGTAGAAAACGATAACATGTACGAAGAGGTATTTACCCTGACTCCACATAGTGATTATGAAAAGCTATCTAAAAATGAGCTATTGGCTATTATTAAAGAAGCTGGAATAGTGGGTATGGGTGGAGCCGGATTTCCAACACATATTAAGCTTAATCCGCCGGAAGGTAAAATCATCGACAGCATTATAGTAAACGCTGCTGAATGTGAACCCTACTTAACCTGTGATTACAGAATGCTTCTGGAAAAAACAGATGAGATTGCTGAGGGCTTAAAAATTATTCTTCAAATGTTTCCTGGTGTAAAAGGTTATCTTGCAATAGAAACTAATAAACCTGATGCAATTGAGGCAATGAAAAAAGCTTTAGCAAATGTTGATAACGTTGAAGTTACTTCAATGCTTACAAAATATCCTCAAGGAGCAGAAAAACAATTGATTTATGCAATTACTGGTAGAGAATTATCTTCTGGAAAGCTTCCTGCAGATGTTTCCTGCATAGTTCAAAATGTTGATACTGTGTTTGAGATTTACAACGCTGTAGTAAAGGGCAAACCCCTTACAGAGCGAGTTCTAACTGTAACTGGAGAAGCAATTAAAGAGCCTTTGAATTTAAGAGTTAAATTTGGAACTTCTATAAGTGAAGTTATCGATGCTGCTGGCGGATTCAAAGAGGACCCTGTTAAAGTACTTTCAGGTGGCCCTATGATGGGAACAGCCTTAAGTTCTCTAGACGTTCCTGTAATAAAAGGAACCTCTGGCATACTTTGTTTAACAAAAAATCAAGCTAAATTAGAAGAGGAATCCAGTTGTATAAGATGTGGAAAATGCATGAGTGTTTGTCCTATGTTTTTAAACCCTACAAAACTTAACTCTTTAGTTTTAAGAGGTGAATATGAAGAGTTTGAAAAATTACATGGTATGGATTGTATCGAGTGTGCTTGCTGCTCATATGTATGTCCAGCTAAACGTCATTTAACTCAAACCTGCCGCGAAGGCAAACGAACAATAAATATTAATAGAAGAAAAAAATAG